The Echeneis naucrates chromosome 23, fEcheNa1.1, whole genome shotgun sequence genome has a segment encoding these proteins:
- the glipr1a gene encoding GLIPR1-like protein 1 has translation MGSRVDKILWAWIILDSWVCSTDLPEIRNQKFIDECLREHNKARSSVNPPATDMLYMTWDEGLAVTARAWARHCLFDHNPRLREVRLVHPNFSSVGENIWTGHPPLFDVTTAIGRWVGEKKDYNYEKNTCTANEMCGHYTQVVWGSSYKVGCAAHLCPGGVRNFDSRKAVMFVCNYATAGNMNGNRPYVSGREACSGCTGTCDNRLCRDKERDSQKSYNWTPDWDPDGVSQQAADFHYVIILVVRPIGLIFTFITAYGVHWYYPNIFCYE, from the exons ATGGGGAGCAGGGTGGATAAGATACTGTGGGCCTGGATTATCCTGGACTCGTGGGTCTGCTCAACCGATCTGCCAGAGATCAGAAATCAGAAGTTCATTGACGAATGTTTGAGGGAACACAACAAGGCAAGGTCATCTGTCAATCCACCTGCGACTGATATGCTGTACATG ACATGGGATGAAGGCTTAGCTGTCACAGCAAGAGCTTGGGCAAGGCACTGTTTGTTTGACCACAACCCCCGCCTTAGAGAAGTCCGCCTGGTGCATCCCAACTTCTCGTCCGTAGGAGAGAATATATGGACAGGCCACCCACCCTTATTTGATGTGACAACAGCCATAGGACGGTGGGTGGGTGAAAAAAAAGACTACAACTATGAAAAAAACACCTGTACCGCCAATGAAATGTGTGGTCACTATACGCAG GTCGTGTGGGGAAGCAGCTACAAGGTCGGCTGTGCCGCTCATCTGTGCCCAGGTGGTGTCAGGAACTTTGACTCGAGGAAGGCTGTCATGTTCGTCTGCAACTATGCTACTGC AGGCAATATGAATGGAAACAGGCCGTACGTATCTGGAAGAGAAGCCTGCTCCGGATGTACAGGCACCTGTGACAACCGCCTCTGCC GTGACAAAGAACGAGATTCACAGAAAA GCTACAACTGGACCCCAGACTGGGACCCTGATGGTGTGAGCCAGCAAGCCGCTGACTTCCACTATGTCATTATACTGGTTGTCCGGCCCATTGGTCTTATCTTTACATTCATCACAGCATATGGGGTCCACTGGTATTACCCTAACATCTTCTGTTATGAGTAG